A region of the Streptomyces durocortorensis genome:
GGTTCCAGGTGCAGGCAGTCGGCGGCGGACAGCGTCAGCGTCGGGGCCGTACGCCCCAGGGCGGCCAGCAGGATGAACGCCCGGGAGCGGGTGGGCCGTCGGGGTTCGTCCGGCGGGACGTCGCCCCGGATGAAGGCGCTCCACCACGCGTCCTCGCGGGCGGTACGGGAGAAGAAGGTCCGGGTGACCCAGAAACATCTGCCTGTCGGTGATCACGCACTCGCTGCCGCGCCGCAGATGCCCGGCGGCCTGGAGCCGGTTGAGGGTGGTGCCCAGGGCGCACTGCCCGTACGGGAGGTGCTTGGCCAGCGTCTTCACGGAGATGTCGGAGCCGTCGGGCAGCCGGTCGATGTACGCGGCGACGGCGGCGTCGCGGGGGAGGAGGTGGGCGAAGTCGCCTTCGGTGCGCGGTCGTTCGCCGGGGGCGCAGCGCTTGCCGTAGCCGGGGTTGGCCATGGGGTGCGGGGGTGAGTGCGGCGTGGTAGGGGCAGCACTAAGGTAGTTGTCAGCCACGGAGGTCTTTTCTGTGATGTGGTCTTCGTTGGTCAGACCCCTGTTCGGTGTTCTCAGCACCGGCGGGGGTCGTCTTTTCTTGTGTCTGGTCCTTCCGCACGCTAGAGCCTGGCGACCGTGCGTCGCAAGTCGGTCACAAACGGTCAACTTCGCTGCCAGGGTGGGTGGGTGGGAGAACTGACCCATCCACCCAATCCTTGTTAAGAGCGCTCGGATCTCACGGCTTGAGCTTCGGGCGGTCCGGTCCGCCGACCGGTGGCCTCGCGGCGTACGGCAGCATCTCCGTATGACGAACACCAGCTTGATACCCGCAACCCTGTCGTTCCGCCGGGCGCAGGAGACCGAGAGTGACCTGACCGAGCTCGTACGCCTCCGGGATGCCGCCGCGCGCTGGCAGATCGCGCACGGGATCGAGCAGTGGAAGCCCGGCGATCTGGGTGCCGATCACTTCAGGGCGAGGCTGCGGGCGGGCGAGGTGTGGATCGCCACCCTCGGGCCGGACGGGCCGAGCGCCGGGGCCTGGGAGCTGTGGTGGGACGACGAGCCCGCCTGGGGCGTGCAGCCGCCGGTCGCGGGCTACGTCCACCGTCTGATGACCGACCGCCGGACCGCCCCGCCCGGCGCGGGCCGCGCGCTGTTGGCCGAGGCCGAGCGCCGGATCGCCGCGTACGGGCGGGAGCTGTGCCGGCTCGACTGCCTGACGTCCAACGACCGGCTCCGCCGCTACTACGAGGACGCGGGGTACGTGGTGGTCGGCGAGCAGGCGGGGAAGAACGGCGACGGGGGGCGGACGTACGGGGTGACGTTGTTGGAGAAGAGGTTGGGGGAGTGAGGGGCGCCCGTGCCGGGGCGGCTCTCAACAGACGGCGACCGCACGGGCGCTATCGCAAGCGGCTGACATAGGCGGGTGCGAGGGTGCGAATGCGCTGCTCCGGTACGTCTCCGCTCAAGGCGCGGACAGCCATGTCGACGCCGGGGGTGGCGGCGGCGCCGAAGAGGGCGTGAAGCTTTTCGAGGCCCTCTGTCGCCGTGTTGCCGATCCGGGCGTCTTTCTGGAGTTCGACGAACCGGGAGGCGATGTGACGGGGTGAGGCGGTCATCATGATGCGCAGCACGTCACCGGCGTCTTTGTCGGTCAGCCGGTCGGGGCGTTTGTCCGCCTCGCTCAGACGATCGCTGATCTTGAAGGCTTTGGCGACCAGGAGCGCTGTGGGGCCTGCGACGTTCACGACGATGCTGCGGGGGTCCTCTGTGTCGAGGCTGGCGACTAGCAGGGGAGAGCGGTCCACCGCGGCGACCTCCAGGCCGTCGATCCACCGTGCGGACATGGTGCCGTGCGGAGGGACCTTGGCGCTGCGTTTTCCGTTCTTCGGAGAGAGCTGCCGAGGGACGAGCAGGTCCAGTTCGACGGGGACCACCTTGTCTCCGATGGTTTCGGGGCGCTCCCAGAGTCCGGGCTGATGGTCGTTCTTCAAGCCGAACCCGGCTGCCCGGAGGGATGCGTCCAGGTGCGGGCGGTCGCCCAACAGCATCGGGTCGATGCTGAGGTCCCCGTCCGAGGTGAAGGGGGCGTTGCTGATCGCCGCGTCGGGAGAGCGGAGGTGGACGGCTTGGGCGCCGACGACGGTCAGTGCTGGAAGGTGGTCCCGCAGTGCGCTGAGTCCGTCCAGGAGGACACGCCGGGCCACGACCGTGAGCTGACGGGGGTCGACGTCGTCAGGGAACTTGGCCACCGTGCCTCATGCTCTCCGTGAAAGTGCCAGTGGCGCAATCCTAGAGCTGAGGCGTTGTCAGCAGGTCGTGAATGCCGGAAATCCGCCAGAGGTCCTGGTGGCCCTTCATGTACTCGATGACGGCCTCCCCTTCGGCAGGCATGCGGCCCGGCCCGGCCAGGCAGTCCAGGGCGACCTGGCTCAGTGCCACGTGCGGAATGCCCTCCACGGTCTCGGTGCGTTCGAAGACGGACCGGTCGCGTGCCTGAAGCAGCAGGACGTCCGCGTTCTCGTCGACCGGGAGGAGGCCGAGTTCGTCGCCGAGGTCGTCTTCGTCCAGGAGGGGGGAGACGTACACCATGAGCTGCCCGCCCGCGGAGAGCGGGGCCACGGTGTGAGCGGCATGGGTGCCGGTGACCGCGATCTTGTCGAGCCCCGAAGGCGGGAGGCGCCGGATGCGTTCGACCACGGAGGGGATGCCGTTCGGCGCCAGCAGGCCGACGTACGAGCCCTTACGGAGAAGCGTCTCTCGCTCGGCGCGGCTCCGCAGCAGGTTCGGCCAGTCGACGAACGTGATGACTCGCCCGTCCCGGCGGATGAGGAGCTGATCCTCCAGCGCGTCCAGGAGCCGCGAGACGTAGCCGAGACTCAGCCCCGAGGCTTGGGCGAGCTCGCCCGCGCGGTACGGGGGGTACACGTCCGTGAGGAGTCGTACCAGCCTGCCCGCTTTCGGTCCGGCCAGTGTGGTCCTGCCCGGCTCCTTGGCCAGCGCCTGTGGGGCCCGGGTGGCCCCTTCGGTGTAGATGACGACGGCAGGCCGGGGGATGCGTAGGGACACGTTGCCCATCAGGTCCAGGTAGCTGATGTCGTGTCTGCGCAGAAGCTTCTGGGTCTGGCGCGAGAGCCAGGGAGCCATGACCAGCAAGGTCGTGTAGTGGTTGAGCTGTTGCAGCAGATCCAGCTTGGTCAGGAGGACCTCTTCCACCATGCGAGGTGACACGCCGGTGAGCTTCACATCGACCAGAAGCTGCCCGTAGGAACTCTCGCCCTCACCTTGCACGGTCATGATGATGTCGCTGCCACTGCGGTGCGTCTCTTTGCCGTCCGGGCGGCGGTCGATCCGCCATGAGGGGCCGAGAAGCTCGGCCAGCCGGGCCACACCCTGTTCAAAGAGGGCATCTTGGGTCAGCTCGTCGACCGTCATGCACTTATAGTCGCATGGCCGCATGTGCTGCCCCAGGAAAACTTGCCTTGATGGCTAAGTTTTCTGTTCGAGGAAAGTTAGTCATCAAGGCAAGTTTTCTCGCACTCCCGGCTTCTGTGCCTCAGGAAAGTGGGGTGTACGGGCAACTGATCCCTCTCGATCCCGGCTCGTGGGCGTGCATGCGGGTTCCGTGACGCCGATCACTCTCGAATCTTCGTGGGCGGTGTCGACCGGATGACCTGCGACGGGCGTATACCCGGTGAAGCGAAAGACCCGGGAGCGACATTTGACCGTCGAGGAGTTCGAAGAGTTCTACGCCCAGGCGGTCGCGCGTCTCACGGGCCAGCTGTACGTGATGACCGGCGACCTCCAGGAGGCGCAGGACGTCGTGCAGGAAGCGTTCGTCAAGGCGTGGGTCCGGCGCGGGCGGCTGGAGCGTGACGGGCAGCCCGAGGCGTGGATCCGTACGGTCGCGTGGCGTCTGGCGGTGAGCCGTTGGCGTTTCCGGCGGCGGTCGGCGGACGCCTGGGGCCGGGGGAGCGGTGTGCCGGAGCACGTGGCGCCGCCGGACCCGGAGCATGTGGTGCTGGTCGACGCCCTCCGTGAGCTGCCCGCGCAGCAGCGGCGCACGCTGACCCTGCACTACCTGTGCGACCTCACGGTCGAGCAGATCGCCAGGGAGACCGGGCTTTCCGGCAGCACGATCAAGACGCATCTGGTTCGCGGACGGGCGGCGCTCGCCGTCCGTTTGCAGGACCCCCGCCTGGAGGAGGCTCCTGATGTCTGAACCACGGGACCCCGTGGGGGCCGAGGGGTCCGAAGACCCGTTGCGATCGCTGTTCCGGCAGGCGGGGGACTTCGGGCGGGCTCGCTCCGACGCGGCCCCGGCGTCCGGTATCACCGAGCGCGGCATGCGGGCGCAGCGACGCCGGATGGCCGCGCTGGCGGTCGGGGTGTGCCTGGTCGTCGGCGGGGGCGGCGCGGCCGCCGCGGGCCTGCTGCCGACGCGGCCCGCCCCGGTCGCCCCCGCCACGAGCCCGTCGCCCAGCTACCCGTCACCCGTACCGTCCGACCGTCAACCGACCGAGCCGCCACCACCGGTGCCCAGCAATACGGTGCCGGGGGCGACGACGGGTTCGGAGGGTGGGCCCGCGACGCAGGGGGGCGTGCCGACGACGCGGCCACCTGCGTCGGCTTCGTCGACGTCCACGCCGACGTCGACGGGGGAGGCGGCGACGGGGGAGGCAGCGACGCTTCCTCCGTGACCCCTGTGACCTTCGGGGCCCCGGCGCCCCGTGACCTCTTCCCGTAAGCGCTGACCTTCTTCCTTCCTGTGCCCCGGCGGACTCACCGGGCGATCCTGCACGCCGAGGTGCGTCCGAAAGGTGCTCGATGTCCATCCTCTCGCCGGGCCTGCGACCTTCCCCTTCCCCTCCCTCTTCCCCTCGCCCTCCCCGTGCGTCCGTTGTGCCGAGCCGACCCCCCTGGACCGACCGATTCCGCAGGCTGTCCGCCCGCCTGAGCCCGTCCGACCGCAGGGTGCTGTGGTTCTACCTCCTGACCCGAATATCCCTGGGGATCACGGCCCACTTCGCCCGCTGGCTGTTCCCCGCCCGCCCGGGCGACCGGGAGGCGGCCCCGGTCCTCGCCCCCTTCCAGCAGTGGGACGCGAACCACTACCTCCACATAGCGCGCGACGGCTACTTCCCCTCCGGCGCGGGCCCCTGGGTGAGCGGCTGGGACAACCGGGAGGCGTTCTTCCCCGGGTACCCGCTGCTCCTGCGTGCCGTGCACACCGTGGTCCCCGACTGGACGGCGGCCGGGCTGCTGATCTCGTTCGTCGCGGGGGCGGTGGCCGTGCTGGCCCTGGCCCGTATCGCGCGGGCGTACCTGCCGGAGGGCGGGGCCGACCACCGTACGGTCGTCCTCTTCCTGCTCTCTCCCTGCGCGGTGTTCCTGGCCGCCGGGTACACGGAGGCGCTGTTCCTCGCCTTCGCCCTGCCCGCCTGGCTCGCCGCGCTGCGGCACCGGTGGGCTCTCGCGGCCGTTCTGGTGGCGCTGGCGACGACCGTGCGCGTCAGCGGCCTGTTCCTCGCCGCCGCCGTCGCCTTGCTCTTCGTGCTGTCCGCCCGGACTCGCCGGGACTGGCGGGCGGCGGGCTGGACGCTGCTTCCGGCGCTGCCCCCGGCCGCGTACAGCTGGTACCTGTACGCGCACACGGGCGACTGGATGGCGTGGAAACACGCCCAGGAACGCGGCTGGTACCGGACCTTCCACGCCCCTTGGGAGGCGTGGGCGAACACGTGGCACGCGGCGTTCGACGGCGTACACACGACCGGCTACGCGGCGATGTTCCAGGCGGAGTTGGCGGCGATGCTGGTGGGTCTGGCCCTGGTCGCGTTGCTCGTACGGTATCGCCGCTGGCCGGAGGCGGTGTACGTCGCGCTGAGCCTGTGGGCGCTGGGAACGTCGTACTGGTACACGTCCATCCCCCGCGCGACCCTGCTGTGGTGGCCGTTGTGGATCGGCCTGGCGTCCCTGAGCCTGCGCCGCCCCTGGTTCAGGACGGCGTACCTGTGCGTGGCCGCCCCGCTGACCACACTGGTCGCGCTGACGTTCCTCACGGGGCGGTGGGCGGGGTGAGCCACCGGGTGTTCGTTTCGAGCCCTCATCGCGCAGCGGACCGCATCGTGCAGCGGACCGCATCGTGTAGCGGCCCGCTGAACGCGGACCGTCGGCGCCTATGCCCGGGCCCGGCCCGGCCAGGCGCACGCGGTCGCCGCGCGACCGACTGACCGTCGACGGCAGGCGCGCCTTGTAGCGGTCCTGTGCGACTCCGCGTGGTCCTGCGCGGCCCTACGGTGCCCGGTCCATCGGGTCGTCGGCCGCCTC
Encoded here:
- a CDS encoding mannosyltransferase family protein, translated to MSILSPGLRPSPSPPSSPRPPRASVVPSRPPWTDRFRRLSARLSPSDRRVLWFYLLTRISLGITAHFARWLFPARPGDREAAPVLAPFQQWDANHYLHIARDGYFPSGAGPWVSGWDNREAFFPGYPLLLRAVHTVVPDWTAAGLLISFVAGAVAVLALARIARAYLPEGGADHRTVVLFLLSPCAVFLAAGYTEALFLAFALPAWLAALRHRWALAAVLVALATTVRVSGLFLAAAVALLFVLSARTRRDWRAAGWTLLPALPPAAYSWYLYAHTGDWMAWKHAQERGWYRTFHAPWEAWANTWHAAFDGVHTTGYAAMFQAELAAMLVGLALVALLVRYRRWPEAVYVALSLWALGTSYWYTSIPRATLLWWPLWIGLASLSLRRPWFRTAYLCVAAPLTTLVALTFLTGRWAG
- a CDS encoding GNAT family N-acetyltransferase, which encodes MTNTSLIPATLSFRRAQETESDLTELVRLRDAAARWQIAHGIEQWKPGDLGADHFRARLRAGEVWIATLGPDGPSAGAWELWWDDEPAWGVQPPVAGYVHRLMTDRRTAPPGAGRALLAEAERRIAAYGRELCRLDCLTSNDRLRRYYEDAGYVVVGEQAGKNGDGGRTYGVTLLEKRLGE
- a CDS encoding SigE family RNA polymerase sigma factor, translated to MTVEEFEEFYAQAVARLTGQLYVMTGDLQEAQDVVQEAFVKAWVRRGRLERDGQPEAWIRTVAWRLAVSRWRFRRRSADAWGRGSGVPEHVAPPDPEHVVLVDALRELPAQQRRTLTLHYLCDLTVEQIARETGLSGSTIKTHLVRGRAALAVRLQDPRLEEAPDV